In Paenibacillus sp. J23TS9, a single genomic region encodes these proteins:
- a CDS encoding Gfo/Idh/MocA family protein has product MSNTNQTLKIAIIGCGGIANGKHMPSLAKQPNAQMVAFCDIVKERAEKAAEEFGAEGAKVYTDFHELLKDDSIDVIHVCTPNDSHSEISVASLEAGKHVMCEKPMAKTAAQAQEMIDAAKRTGKKLTIGYQNRYRNDSQYLKQLCEAGELGDIYLGKALAIRRRAVPTWGVFLDEEKQGGGPLIDIGTHALDLTLWLMDNYKPKSVLGSTFHKLGHRENAANAFGPWDPEQFKVEDSAFGFITMENGATIILESSWALNVVETGEAKTILAGTEGGADMKDGLRINGEKLSRLYDTNIDLNAGGVAFYSGAAENEADLEQRLWLDAILEDKEPVVKPEQAFVVTQILEAIYESAKTGKAVYFE; this is encoded by the coding sequence ATGTCTAATACGAATCAAACATTGAAAATTGCAATCATTGGCTGCGGAGGAATCGCTAATGGTAAGCATATGCCAAGTCTGGCCAAGCAACCGAATGCTCAAATGGTGGCTTTCTGTGATATTGTAAAGGAACGCGCTGAAAAAGCTGCTGAGGAATTCGGGGCAGAAGGTGCTAAAGTATACACGGATTTCCACGAACTGCTCAAGGATGATAGTATTGATGTTATCCATGTATGCACACCGAATGACTCTCACTCGGAAATCTCGGTGGCCTCGTTGGAAGCCGGCAAGCATGTAATGTGCGAGAAGCCAATGGCCAAAACTGCTGCCCAAGCACAAGAAATGATAGATGCTGCGAAACGTACAGGTAAAAAGCTTACCATCGGTTATCAAAACCGCTACCGTAATGACAGCCAATATCTGAAACAGCTTTGCGAAGCCGGAGAGCTCGGAGATATTTATCTCGGCAAGGCTTTGGCAATCCGCCGCCGTGCGGTTCCAACTTGGGGCGTGTTTTTGGATGAAGAAAAACAAGGCGGAGGCCCGCTTATCGATATCGGTACGCATGCACTGGACTTGACTCTCTGGCTGATGGACAACTACAAGCCGAAGAGCGTGCTTGGTTCCACATTCCATAAGCTTGGACACCGTGAAAACGCCGCGAATGCATTCGGACCTTGGGATCCGGAGCAGTTCAAAGTGGAAGATTCCGCATTTGGTTTCATCACGATGGAGAACGGGGCAACGATTATCCTGGAATCCAGCTGGGCATTGAATGTCGTGGAAACCGGCGAAGCCAAAACCATTCTCGCAGGTACCGAAGGTGGCGCAGATATGAAAGACGGACTGCGTATTAACGGTGAAAAATTAAGCCGTTTGTATGATACAAATATTGACCTCAATGCGGGCGGTGTTGCATTCTACTCTGGCGCAGCTGAAAATGAAGCCGATCTGGAGCAAAGATTGTGGCTGGATGCCATCCTCGAAGACAAAGAGCCTGTTGTCAAACCAGAGCAGGCATTTGTGGTAACACAAATTTTGGAGGCCATTTATGAGTCTGCCAAAACCGGTAAAGCTGTTTATTTTGAATAG
- a CDS encoding sugar phosphate isomerase/epimerase, whose product MKLGVFMVLFGERKLEDALDYVASKGLKAVEIGTGGNPGKAHCNPAELLENEAKLKEFKHAVESRGLMISALSCHGNPLHPQKHLAQADHEDFVNTVKLAEKLGVEVVNTFSGCPGDHENAKYPNWPVAPWPNDYQEILAWQWENKVIPYWTEQAKFAAEHHVKIGLELHGGFSVHTPATLLRLREAAGETIGANLDPSHMWWQGIDPVQAIHILGRAGAIHHFHAKDTVIDPINVNRYGLTDMQPYTNMLDRAWQFRSVGYGHDVKTWADIISALRLVGYDYAVSIEHEDGLMSIEEGFSKAVANLQQVLIEESLGDMWWV is encoded by the coding sequence TTGAAACTCGGCGTATTTATGGTATTGTTTGGTGAACGCAAGCTGGAGGATGCACTGGATTATGTGGCTTCCAAAGGTTTAAAGGCTGTAGAAATCGGTACGGGAGGCAATCCCGGCAAGGCTCACTGTAATCCTGCTGAACTACTGGAAAACGAAGCAAAGCTGAAAGAATTTAAACATGCGGTGGAATCCCGCGGTTTGATGATCAGCGCCCTCAGCTGCCACGGCAACCCGCTCCACCCGCAGAAGCATCTGGCACAAGCGGATCACGAAGATTTTGTGAATACCGTTAAGCTTGCGGAGAAGCTGGGTGTAGAGGTGGTTAACACCTTCTCCGGCTGCCCGGGAGATCATGAGAATGCGAAGTATCCAAACTGGCCGGTTGCTCCGTGGCCGAATGATTACCAGGAGATTTTGGCTTGGCAGTGGGAAAACAAAGTTATTCCATACTGGACGGAACAGGCTAAATTCGCGGCAGAGCATCATGTGAAAATCGGACTTGAGCTGCATGGCGGCTTTTCGGTGCACACGCCGGCAACGCTGCTACGCCTGCGCGAAGCAGCAGGGGAAACCATCGGCGCCAACCTGGATCCAAGCCACATGTGGTGGCAGGGCATTGATCCGGTACAGGCGATTCACATTTTGGGCCGTGCAGGAGCGATTCACCATTTCCACGCCAAGGATACTGTGATCGATCCGATCAACGTGAACCGTTATGGTCTTACAGATATGCAGCCTTACACCAACATGCTGGATCGCGCATGGCAGTTCCGCAGCGTTGGCTACGGCCATGATGTGAAAACTTGGGCTGATATTATTAGTGCGCTGCGTCTGGTTGGATATGATTATGCGGTCAGCATTGAGCATGAAGACGGTCTGATGTCTATTGAAGAAGGCTTCTCGAAAGCCGTAGCTAACTTACAGCAAGTACTCATCGAGGAGTCGCTTGGCGACATGTGGTGGGTCTAG
- a CDS encoding ThuA domain-containing protein has translation MINVTIWNEFVHEKIHDEVKAVYPEGIHSVLAEGLQGSGYAITTATLDQLEHGLTEEVLNTTDVLIWWGHMAHDRVSDEITARVVKRVQEGMGLIVLHSGHFSKPFKALMGTSCDLKWREVGEQEILWNVNPSHPIAEGIDAKIILEHEEMYGEYFDIPTPDELVFISNFEGGEVFRSGCTFRRGRGKIFYFRPGHETYPTYYQPEIIKVISNGVKWANPASGNALQFGNMQPVRALGKVPMA, from the coding sequence ATGATTAACGTAACGATCTGGAACGAATTTGTCCATGAGAAGATTCATGATGAAGTAAAGGCTGTTTATCCGGAAGGCATTCATTCGGTATTGGCCGAAGGTCTTCAAGGCAGCGGCTATGCTATCACGACTGCAACGCTGGATCAGCTGGAGCACGGATTGACAGAGGAAGTTCTGAATACCACCGATGTTCTGATCTGGTGGGGACATATGGCGCATGACCGTGTTAGTGATGAAATTACTGCCCGGGTGGTCAAGCGCGTACAGGAAGGTATGGGGCTTATCGTCCTGCATTCGGGACATTTCTCCAAGCCGTTTAAAGCTTTGATGGGAACATCATGCGATCTGAAGTGGCGTGAGGTGGGAGAACAGGAAATTTTATGGAATGTGAATCCTTCCCATCCGATTGCTGAGGGAATTGACGCGAAAATCATCCTGGAGCATGAAGAGATGTATGGAGAATATTTCGATATTCCAACACCGGATGAGCTGGTATTTATCAGTAACTTTGAAGGCGGCGAGGTATTCAGAAGCGGTTGTACGTTCCGCCGCGGACGGGGAAAAATCTTTTATTTCCGTCCGGGACATGAGACATACCCAACCTATTATCAGCCTGAAATTATCAAAGTCATTTCGAATGGTGTCAAATGGGCTAATCCAGCCTCGGGTAACGCATTGCAGTTTGGCAATATGCAGCCGGTAAGAGCATTGGGTAAAGTACCCATGGCATAA
- a CDS encoding helix-turn-helix domain-containing protein encodes MNSQDFSMCPRFETAFSVLGKRWNGLIIYSLMTGPKRFKDISHIIPTMSDKMLSERMKDLETEGILVRHVYPETPVRIEYELTEKGKALQPVMDQVQNWAEHWVDLE; translated from the coding sequence ATGAACAGTCAGGATTTCAGTATGTGTCCGCGGTTTGAAACTGCTTTTTCCGTTCTCGGTAAACGTTGGAATGGATTGATTATTTACTCGTTGATGACCGGACCGAAACGGTTTAAGGATATATCCCATATCATACCTACCATGAGCGATAAGATGCTTTCCGAGCGTATGAAGGATTTGGAAACCGAAGGTATTTTGGTACGCCATGTCTATCCTGAAACACCAGTCCGGATTGAATACGAATTGACGGAAAAAGGCAAAGCACTGCAGCCCGTTATGGACCAGGTTCAAAACTGGGCGGAGCATTGGGTTGACCTTGAGTAG